GGAAAACAGCTGGCCCCAATCGGCAAGCGTCACCTTCTGCTGCTTTTCTTCCGTCTCCGAAGAGAGGTACGAGCGTTCCTCAGCGGTCAGCCCCATATCCTTTGGGTCACGATACAGCATGAACCAGAATGCGGCCATGACCAGGCCAGCAGCACCGGTGATGATGAAGACCCAGCGCCAATCCAGAACGATCAGAAGCTGTGTCAGGAGCAGAGGCGCGATAGCTGTGCCCAGTGGAGAGGCTGAATTGAAGATGCCTGTTGGCACGCCGCGCTTACTCACCGGGAACCAGTTGCTGACAACCCGGGCAGCCGACGGAAATTGCGGCGCTTCACCAATGCCCAGACCGATACGGCTCAGGATAAACTGGGTAAAGGACGTGACAAAACCTCCGGCGGCCTGGGCCAGCGACCAGAACACCAGACCGAAACCCAAAAGGCGACGCGGTCCGAGACGGTCCACCATTGCTCCAACCGGAAGCTGCGCCAGCGCATAGCTCCAGGAAAATGCCGAGAGCAGCAGGCCCATTTCACCGAGGGTCAAACCCATGTCTTCGGTGATCCGATGATTGGCAACCGCCAGCGTCCCACGATCCATGTAATTGATGACGCCAGCCACCACCAGCAGGCAAAGCGAGGTGATCTGCATGCGCCGGATACGCGGCGGTGCCTTGGCTTGGGTTGACCCCAGCGGGGCCGAGGGCTCGGAACTGACAATGGTGCTCATGACGTCTCTCCTCCTTGGATGTCCGTTGCGGTTGGAGTATCCCGCGTCGCCTTTGGATTACCGTGCTGTTGGGATTGAAAGATCTCCCCCATGGCAATCGCAAGCTCCTCCCCGCGACTGAATGTAAGCGCTTACATGAAAT
This portion of the Allorhizobium ampelinum S4 genome encodes:
- a CDS encoding MFS transporter codes for the protein MSTIVSSEPSAPLGSTQAKAPPRIRRMQITSLCLLVVAGVINYMDRGTLAVANHRITEDMGLTLGEMGLLLSAFSWSYALAQLPVGAMVDRLGPRRLLGFGLVFWSLAQAAGGFVTSFTQFILSRIGLGIGEAPQFPSAARVVSNWFPVSKRGVPTGIFNSASPLGTAIAPLLLTQLLIVLDWRWVFIITGAAGLVMAAFWFMLYRDPKDMGLTAEERSYLSSETEEKQQKVTLADWGQLFSYRATWGMILGYFGNVYLNWVYLSWLPSYLVNERHMSLARTGFMASVPFFCGFIGCLVAGWLSDKIIKKTEASPVRGRRIPVVIAMLGMAAFTVPAALVADNNIAIFCISVVIFLTNAASACSWALVTAVAPKNRVASLGSLQNFGGFLGGSLAPIATGFIAEYSSFVPALLTGAAIAFVGAASYFFLVREPMDQ